The genomic DNA GAAGCCAGGAAGTTTTCTAGCGACGCTTAAAAACCGAAACCAGTGTTTTACCCGCCGTAAGCACACCAACTACGAGCAGGCCGGCAATAAGTCCCATCATCACCTCTTTAACCATCGAGGGCAACCCGGGAAGAAGATGGTGTAAATATTCGATGTTGTGAATGAAAATGCCCCCGGAAACCAGGATCAGGGCTATGGTGCCAACAAAACCCAGGAATTTGATGACAACAGGTAACGCTTTAACCAGTAAATGGCCAAGACGCGATAAGAAGCCCTTGTCATGAGAGTGTTTTATAAGTTTAAATCCTGCATCATCCATTCTTACAATAAGCGCAACAATACCATACACTCCGATGGTTGCCAGCAGGGCAACTATGGCTACCGTAATGATTTGCGTTGGCAGACTTTTATCCAAAACGGTCCCCAAAGCTATAATTACGATTTCAACAGAAAGGATGAAATCGGTAGTGATCGCAGATTTTACCTTAGTCTTTTCTGCTGAATTATCGCTGTCTTCATTCTTTTCAACTTCTTTGGGAGCAGGATGTGAACGATGGAAAAGATATTCGATGATCTTTTCAACACCTTCATAGGCCAGGTAAAAGCCTCCGATGACCAGGGCCGCTTTTATAGCTATAGGAAAAAAAGCATTCAGTAACAGGGCGATAGGTACAATGATGAGTTTGTTGAGCAAGGAGCCTTTGGTAATGGCCCATAGCACAGGCAATTCACGCGAAGACAAAAAACCTGTTGCTTTTTCGGCATTAACTGCCAGATCATCCCCCAATATTCCGGCGGTTTTCTTGGTAGCTATTTTACTTGCCAATGCAACGTCGTCCATTAAAGAAGCGATATCATCTAAAACCGCAAAAATGCCTGATGCCATGTTCTTATTTTACTTGTAGAAGGGTAAAAATATAATTTAATTCGGTTCTGTTGATCATCATAATGTTACGATTAAGAAGGAGCCATAAAACCGTGCCATCCATCATGGTGCTTTAATTCAGACCTCTTTGTTCTCTTTTACCATTAAAACCTGGAAGGAACATGCGCTTGTCATCATAAAAAGTACCCGCCAAACCGGTGCAATAAACTCCCGCGGGATATAGTGATCATAGCCGTATAATAAGAGAGGCAGCCTTTTGAGCTGCCTCTCTTATTATATGATGATCTGCTTATTGTGCAAACTCGCCGTCAGCTTTGATGGTCACTTCGTCGCTGATCATTGGAGCAGGGAATTTTTCGCCGAATTTGAAATCAGAACGTTTGATCACGCCTGAAACCTGGAAGCCGGCGGTTGCCTTTTTAGACATCGGGTTTTCAGTCTGGCCCCTGTACACCAGGTCAAGTGTTACAGGTTTTGTGATACCGTGTAAGGTAAGGTCGCCGGTGAGCTTAAACTTGTTTTTGCCTGCGCTCTTGATAGCAGTGCTTTTGAAATGAAGTTCAGGATACTTTTCAGCATCGAAGAAATCAGCACTTTTCAGGTGGTTGTTACGGGCTTCTACACGGGTATCGATAGAAGCTGTTTTAGCTGAGAGTTCAAAAACGGCATCACTGAAATCGCTTTTGGAAGCTTGTACAGTTACATCAAAATCATTGAATGATCCGGATACATCAGATACACCAAGGTGCGTTACAGTGAAGATCAATTGAGAGTGTGCCTTGTCGTTTTTCCATGGTGTCTGGAATGCAGTAAATGCTGCGAATACGGTAAAGGCAATAGCTGCCATCAAAAAGCCTGCTGTCTTTTTCATTTTTATTCTTTTTAAATGCTTACTGTTTGTTTGATGACACAAAGTTCCGCAGAAGAATTGAAAGTTAGTAGCAGTTAGCGGAAAACCAGTTGTGATTTTAAGAAATCAGCCTATTCAGGGTCGCATTTCCGGCATGGGGGATAGAAGCCGGAAACAGCAATTTTGTCTCCGCCCTCAGCCGACGATTGTCCTGAAGGTAAGGTTAATCCTGGGCCTCGTCACCGCTTTTGAAGGGGGCAAACGGTGCAACCAATAAGTTTGGGTTGCTCCTTTCATAACAAGCAGGCTGCCATGCTCCAGCGCAACCGAAACAACCTGTGCGCCGGCCTTATGCTTAAAGCAGAACTTCCGTTGGGCGCCCAAACTCAGGGAACCAATAGCGCCATCCTTTTTAAGGTCTTTTTCTGCATCGCTATGCCAGGCCATGCCCTCTTCGCCATTATGGTACAGATTGAGCAGGCAGGAATTGAACTGCTCTCCTGTTGCCCCTTCTATCCTGTTCTTCAAATCAAGCAGTTCTTTTGTCCAGGGAAGCGCACGCTTTGTAATATTGGAGTAAGTGTATTCATAATCACGATCGCCATACCAGGCTACTTTTCGTTTGGTGATGATCTTCTTTCCAAAAATAATAGCCTCGTCGTTTCGCCATTCTATAGAAGACAGGAGTATGGAATAGTAACTATCCGCTTCAGCAGGCAATAAGATCTTGCCGTAATAGTTAACGATACCATCCTGAGGAAGCAGGTTGGCAGAAGTATCTCTTATGTCGCTGAATAGATCCATTTTGCTTGTATTATTAGCAGCAAGGCATAAGCCTTTCTATTTATTTCAATTATAATTCTGTGATAGCAGCTTCCCAACCTATAATGGCAGCCTTCCTGTTTGGCCCCCACATATATCCTCCGATTTCACCGGTAGACTGAATTACGCGGTGGCAGGGGATAAGAAAGGCGACCGGGTTGCTGCCAATGGCTGTTCCCACGGCCCTGGAGGCTTGCGGTTTATTTATATGCCTTGCAATATTGTTGTAAGCGGTAAGCCGGCCCATCGGTATTTTCAGCAGGGTTTCCCAAACCTTTATCTGGAAATCTGTGCCTTTTAAATGAAGTTTAATTTCATTGAGCTTAGTCCAGTCGTTCCGGAAAATAAACAGGGCGTTCTGCTGTATAAGATCCAGGCGCTGATGGTGTGCGGCCCTGGGGAACATAGCATGCAAGCTTACCAGGGCAGCTGCTTCATCATCATAAAATGCCATATAACATATGCCTTTCAGAGTGGAAGCAACCAGCAAATTGCCAAAAGGACTTTCCGCGAAACTATAATTAATAGAAAGGCATTCTCCACCGTTTTTATATTCTGCGGGCGTCATCCCTTCCAGCTTAATAAACAGATCATGCAAACGGCTGGTGCCGGAAAGTCCTGTCTCAAACGCTGCTTCAAATAGGGTGGCCTGACTTTCCTTTAATAATTTTTTGGCATATTCCAGGCTAATGTATTGTAAAAACTTCTTGGGAGTAGTGCCGGCCCATTCACTGAACAGGCGCTGAAAATGAAAGGGACTGAGATGCACCTTTCCGGCAATATCGTCGAGATTGGGCTGCTCTTTAAAATTGGCCCTGATATAGTGGATTGCTTCCGCAATCCTGTTGTAGTTAATATTTTGCTGCACTGTTATCATTTCATTCCATATTCAGCAACAAAGCTCCTTAATATCGGGCAGTTCCGGAATCTGAAACTTGCTAAAATCTGTGCTGGGGAAAACTTATAATCCTGTTTTACCTTCCATCCAGTAGCCTTGCGCAAAGATCCTGCCCCTGACATTATTCTTTTTCAACAACTTTTTACACGTTTGAACAGACTGTACATTTCCTGTAAGTATAAAATTCGCGTCCAGCCATTCCGGCTGGAGGAAAAAAGGTAAAGCAGGAAGTTCCCGTTTCAAATTTTCTTTTGAAAAAATAATAAAATTTTCGAGTCCCAGTAAACGCGGCAGATCTTCACTAGAGGCATCGAGTTCGAAATAGAACCGGAAGATATGATCGTTTTTTTTAAGAAAAGAATAAAACGAGCAAGCCAAAGCCAACGAAGTTTCATCACCGAAGAATACCTGCCTTTGTATAGCAGCATTATACTGTTTAATCCCTCTGGGCATGCCAATACGAACCTTATCGCCCGCATGCAGCTTCTTTATAAATCTGCAGCCAGGCGCATCGCTATGAAGGAATACAAGTAATTCCAGAATACCATTTTTTACATCTGCAAAGGAGGCCGTAT from Filimonas effusa includes the following:
- a CDS encoding DUF808 domain-containing protein is translated as MASGIFAVLDDIASLMDDVALASKIATKKTAGILGDDLAVNAEKATGFLSSRELPVLWAITKGSLLNKLIIVPIALLLNAFFPIAIKAALVIGGFYLAYEGVEKIIEYLFHRSHPAPKEVEKNEDSDNSAEKTKVKSAITTDFILSVEIVIIALGTVLDKSLPTQIITVAIVALLATIGVYGIVALIVRMDDAGFKLIKHSHDKGFLSRLGHLLVKALPVVIKFLGFVGTIALILVSGGIFIHNIEYLHHLLPGLPSMVKEVMMGLIAGLLVVGVLTAGKTLVSVFKRR
- a CDS encoding YceI family protein; its protein translation is MKKTAGFLMAAIAFTVFAAFTAFQTPWKNDKAHSQLIFTVTHLGVSDVSGSFNDFDVTVQASKSDFSDAVFELSAKTASIDTRVEARNNHLKSADFFDAEKYPELHFKSTAIKSAGKNKFKLTGDLTLHGITKPVTLDLVYRGQTENPMSKKATAGFQVSGVIKRSDFKFGEKFPAPMISDEVTIKADGEFAQ
- a CDS encoding alpha-ketoglutarate-dependent dioxygenase AlkB family protein, with the translated sequence MDLFSDIRDTSANLLPQDGIVNYYGKILLPAEADSYYSILLSSIEWRNDEAIIFGKKIITKRKVAWYGDRDYEYTYSNITKRALPWTKELLDLKNRIEGATGEQFNSCLLNLYHNGEEGMAWHSDAEKDLKKDGAIGSLSLGAQRKFCFKHKAGAQVVSVALEHGSLLVMKGATQTYWLHRLPPSKAVTRPRINLTFRTIVG
- a CDS encoding methylated-DNA--[protein]-cysteine S-methyltransferase encodes the protein MITVQQNINYNRIAEAIHYIRANFKEQPNLDDIAGKVHLSPFHFQRLFSEWAGTTPKKFLQYISLEYAKKLLKESQATLFEAAFETGLSGTSRLHDLFIKLEGMTPAEYKNGGECLSINYSFAESPFGNLLVASTLKGICYMAFYDDEAAALVSLHAMFPRAAHHQRLDLIQQNALFIFRNDWTKLNEIKLHLKGTDFQIKVWETLLKIPMGRLTAYNNIARHINKPQASRAVGTAIGSNPVAFLIPCHRVIQSTGEIGGYMWGPNRKAAIIGWEAAITEL
- a CDS encoding FAD-binding oxidoreductase, which translates into the protein MPRAAKWFGDVVESLMASKMPVLTVTEACYVNPRMKRIRLEGDLNGLDFQLGYAIFIRVSDTEYRNYTASFADVKNGILELLVFLHSDAPGCRFIKKLHAGDKVRIGMPRGIKQYNAAIQRQVFFGDETSLALACSFYSFLKKNDHIFRFYFELDASSEDLPRLLGLENFIIFSKENLKRELPALPFFLQPEWLDANFILTGNVQSVQTCKKLLKKNNVRGRIFAQGYWMEGKTGL